The genomic interval GCCAACCGTTTAAAATTTGGCGTATGCGTCCAGTCACACCCATAGGGCGACAACAGATGTCGATTTAGTGAATCAAACATCACCACAACTGCCTTCATATCTCCTCCTATTGGATCAAATCCCCACTTCCAATTCTAACGCCTTTAGAATATAACGCTATCCAACCGAAGTCAAACGCGATAACTCTGCCTTGACTTCCCAATTTCAAATCCCTACCATGCAATTGCTTTTAGTAAAGGACAAGCAATGGATAAACAAATTCCAAAACGCGGGCTGGTGGAACGCCTGAATGAGAGCGGTGTAATATGCGCCGAAGGGTATGTATTTGAACTCGAGCGCAGGGGATATCTCCAGGCGGGAGCTTATGTACCCGAAGTCGTCTTAGAACACCCCGAAGCAGTCGCCGCTTTACACCGCGAATTTTTGCGGGCTGGCTCAGATGTTATCGAAGCCCTCACGTATTACGCCCACCGCGAAAAACTGCGTCTAATCGGCAAAGAAGAACTGCTCGAACCTCTTCAAAAAAACGCCTTATCACTCGCCCACGACATAGCGCGAGAAGCCACTGGAGAGCCACCTCTGGTCGCGGGCAATATTTGCAACACAAATATCTGGCATCCCAATGACAAAGCATCTGACTCAGTTGTTCGCGGCATGTTCGAAGAACAAATCAACTGGGCAACCGAGGCAAATGTCGATTTTATCATCGCCGAAACCTTCTCTTTTTTTGGCGAAGCGCAAATCGCCCTCAAAGCCATCACAGAAACTGGCCTACCAGCCGTCGTCACCCTCACCCCGCACAGAGAAGACGACCTCAGAGACGAAATCCCCCTCGAAGTCGCTGCCAAAAAATTAGAGCAAGACGGCGCGACCGTCGTCGGTATAAATTGCGCGCGGGGTCCCCAGACCATGATGCCTGCTGTCGTGCGCATCCGACAAGCAGTCTCATGCCATGTTGCGGCATTACCTGTCCCCTACCGCACTACCCCTGAACACCCCACTATGCAGTCTCTCCGCGACCCGCGCTTGCCCGAAGATCGCCCCTTTCCCACCGCGCTTGATCCCTTTACCTGCAATCGGTATGAAATGGCAAAATTTGCTAGAGAAGCATACAGCGCGGATATCCGCTACCTCGGCGTCTGCTGCGGTGGCGCGCCTCATCATGTTCGCGCTATTGCAGAAGCACTCGGACGTACGCCAGAAGCCAGTCGCTATTCGCCAGACATGTCCAGGCACTATGCCTTTGGCACCCACAAAAGCCTGAAAAAATACAATCTGGACAACGCAAAAAATCTCTAATACAAGACCATGAAAACAGATTACGAATACATCGTCCTCGGTTGTGGAGGCATCGGCAGTGCAACAGCGTATTGGCTCGCGCGCCGAAAAAGCAAAGACATCCTGGGCATAGAACAATTTGAACACGGCCATCACCACGGCGGCTCCCAGGATCACTCGCGCATCATCCGCCTGACCTATTACTACCCCCAATATATCCGCCTGGCACCAGCCTCGTACACCGCCTGGCATACGCTCGAAGAAGAATCCGGCGTCCAGATGGTCTTCAAAACGGGCAGCATCCAATTTTCACCCGTCGATCACCCCTACCGATATGAAATTGACAAATACACGGGCGCGATGGATGAAACAGGTGTTCCCTACGATCGCGTTGACGCCGATGAAATCGCGAAACGCTTTCCCCAATTCCGTCTAAAATATGAAGTCGATGGTATCTATCAGGCCGATACCGGATTGGTAGATGCAAGTCGGGGAAATGCCACCCATGTAGCCATGGCGCGTTATCGCGGTGCCACCATGCTGGACAACTGTGAAGCCACGCGCATTCGCCCAACGGACACTGGCGTCGCAATCGAAACCAAACAGGGCAACTTCTCATGCCGCAAACTCATCGTCACAGCCGGTGCCTGGACAGATCGCCTGCTCGCCAGCGTGAACATCAATCTTTCTCTCACCGTAACCCAGGAACAGGTTACATACTACGCCACGCCAAACCTGCCGGACTTTGCCATTGGGAAATTCCCCATATTCATCTCTCATGCCGACGAATCCATCTACGGATTCCCCATCTATGGCGAAGTCGCCACCAAAGTCGGCATTGACGCATCCGGTCCAGCAGTGACAACCGATACGCGCACCTATGACCCCGATGCCGAGCGCGAACGTTACCAGGAAGCCTGGCTCAAAGAAAACATCCCCGGATTCCTCGGCCCAAAGCTCTACACCAAAACCTGTCTCTACACAATGCCAAAAGACCGACACTTCGTAATCGATACACTCCCCGAGCATCCCCAGATCATCGTCTGTGTAGGCGCCGGGCACGCGTACAAATTCTCTGGTATCCTGGGCAAAATCCTCAGCGAACTCGCCATTGATGGGCACACGGATTATCCGATAGAACCTTTCGCACTACAACGCGATGCCATCACCGATCCCAATTTTAAACCCGTCTTCCGAATGTGATATGCCTGCCGATATCCTGCGTCTAAACATGTGGAGTGGTCCCCGCAATGTCTCAACCGCCCTCATGTACGCATTCGCACAGCGGTCAGACACCCGCGTAATTGACGAACCTCTCTACGGTCATTATTTACGGGTGTCTGCTGCCAGACACCCGGGTGCAAACGAAGTCATGGCCGCCATGGAATGCAATGGCGAAAAAGTCATTCGCAATATCATCCTCGGCCCGTGTGATCGGCCCGTGCTCTTTATGAAACAGATGGCCCATCATCTCGTCGAAATCAGCCGCGACTTTTTCGTACACACCCATAATGTCCTGCTCACGCGCGACCCCGTTGACATGCTACCCTCGCTCGTCAACCAGCTCAAAATCCCTACCCTGCGCGACACGGGCTACAAAATGCAAGCCCAGCTACTGAGCGAGTTTCACGCCATAGGTCAAAAATTTCCCGTACTCGATTCTCGAGAACTCCTCAAAAATCCACGGCATGTCCTCACAAAACTCTGCGACGCCCTGAACATACCCTTTGACCCCGCAATGCTCACGTGGAAAGCCGGCCCCCGCCCCGAAGACGGAATATGGGCGCAACACTGGTACCACAACGTCCACAAATCCACCGGATTTCAGCCTTATCGCCCTAAAACCGAACCCTTTCCCCATCATCTGCGACCACTCCTCAAAGAATGCCAACCCTATTACGACCAGCTTTATGCCCATGCCATCAAAGCTGAGTAAACGGAGTCCCCGTGTCTATCCAATTACCCGACCCGCGAAACGAAAACATCCTCATCCACGTCGGCGGTGAACTGCTCCCGCGCGAAGACGCCAAAATATCCGTTTTTGATAGCTCGGTCCAGGGCGGCGATGCCGTGTGGGAGGGCCTGCGCGTGTACAACGGCAAAATCTTCCAACTCGACGCGCACCTCGACCGCCTCTTCGACTCTGCCAAAGCCATGGCTTTTGCGGATATCCCCTCTCGTGAAGCAATCAAAACCGCGATCTTTGAAACCCTCAAAGCCAATAACATGCGCGATGAAGTACATATCCGGCTCACGCTCACGCGGGGGAAAAAAACCTCATCGGGCATGAGTCCGCACTTTAATCAATACGGCTCCTGTCTCATTGTGCTACCAGAATGGAAACCCCCTGTTTATTCCTCAGAAGGCATCCGCCTGATCACCGCCTCTGTTCGCCGCAATCCGCCCATGTGCATCGACTCCAAAATCCATCACAACAATTTGATCAACAACATCCTCGCCAAAATCGAAGCCAATGTCGCAGGCGTTGATGACGCGATCATGCTCGACATCTTCGGCTATGTATCCGAAACCAATGCCACCAATATCTTCATCATAAAAAAAGAGGCACTTATCACGCCCCACACGGATTCCTGCTTGCCCGGCATAACAAGAGGTGTCGTAATCGACCTCGCACGCGACCTGGACATCGAAGTTACCGAACGCAACCTATCACTTACCGAAGTCTATACAGCAGATGAAAGCTTCACCACGGGCACCATGGGCGAACTCTCGCCCATCCTCGAAGTAGATGGCCGCACCATCGGCAACGGCGAACCCGGTCCCGTCACCAACCGCCTGCGCGAACAATACGCCCAACACACCGCCGAACACGGTGACCCCATTCCTTAGCCATCAAGAACAAAAAAAGCCAACGCACAAACGTCGGCTTTTTAAGTAATCTTTTTTTACTTCATCCACACTTTATA from Gemmatimonadota bacterium carries:
- the ilvE gene encoding branched-chain-amino-acid transaminase; translation: MSIQLPDPRNENILIHVGGELLPREDAKISVFDSSVQGGDAVWEGLRVYNGKIFQLDAHLDRLFDSAKAMAFADIPSREAIKTAIFETLKANNMRDEVHIRLTLTRGKKTSSGMSPHFNQYGSCLIVLPEWKPPVYSSEGIRLITASVRRNPPMCIDSKIHHNNLINNILAKIEANVAGVDDAIMLDIFGYVSETNATNIFIIKKEALITPHTDSCLPGITRGVVIDLARDLDIEVTERNLSLTEVYTADESFTTGTMGELSPILEVDGRTIGNGEPGPVTNRLREQYAQHTAEHGDPIP
- a CDS encoding sulfotransferase family protein, whose amino-acid sequence is MPADILRLNMWSGPRNVSTALMYAFAQRSDTRVIDEPLYGHYLRVSAARHPGANEVMAAMECNGEKVIRNIILGPCDRPVLFMKQMAHHLVEISRDFFVHTHNVLLTRDPVDMLPSLVNQLKIPTLRDTGYKMQAQLLSEFHAIGQKFPVLDSRELLKNPRHVLTKLCDALNIPFDPAMLTWKAGPRPEDGIWAQHWYHNVHKSTGFQPYRPKTEPFPHHLRPLLKECQPYYDQLYAHAIKAE
- a CDS encoding homocysteine S-methyltransferase family protein: MDKQIPKRGLVERLNESGVICAEGYVFELERRGYLQAGAYVPEVVLEHPEAVAALHREFLRAGSDVIEALTYYAHREKLRLIGKEELLEPLQKNALSLAHDIAREATGEPPLVAGNICNTNIWHPNDKASDSVVRGMFEEQINWATEANVDFIIAETFSFFGEAQIALKAITETGLPAVVTLTPHREDDLRDEIPLEVAAKKLEQDGATVVGINCARGPQTMMPAVVRIRQAVSCHVAALPVPYRTTPEHPTMQSLRDPRLPEDRPFPTALDPFTCNRYEMAKFAREAYSADIRYLGVCCGGAPHHVRAIAEALGRTPEASRYSPDMSRHYAFGTHKSLKKYNLDNAKNL
- the solA gene encoding N-methyl-L-tryptophan oxidase, producing MKTDYEYIVLGCGGIGSATAYWLARRKSKDILGIEQFEHGHHHGGSQDHSRIIRLTYYYPQYIRLAPASYTAWHTLEEESGVQMVFKTGSIQFSPVDHPYRYEIDKYTGAMDETGVPYDRVDADEIAKRFPQFRLKYEVDGIYQADTGLVDASRGNATHVAMARYRGATMLDNCEATRIRPTDTGVAIETKQGNFSCRKLIVTAGAWTDRLLASVNINLSLTVTQEQVTYYATPNLPDFAIGKFPIFISHADESIYGFPIYGEVATKVGIDASGPAVTTDTRTYDPDAERERYQEAWLKENIPGFLGPKLYTKTCLYTMPKDRHFVIDTLPEHPQIIVCVGAGHAYKFSGILGKILSELAIDGHTDYPIEPFALQRDAITDPNFKPVFRM